TATAAGGGATTTTTTAGAAAATAGTACAAACTATTTTATTGAATTTCACTTTAATTCTTCTTCAACTAAACTGCCGTTTTAGTACAATATGAATAAATGGGGTCGCCGAAGCCATCCCGTTTTTTAACTCTTGCACCCGTTAGTTCAACAAGATCCTTTTTATCTACTTTTCAATTTTCCAAACTAGATTTTTTGGTTTGTCCTTTTCAAGAAATGTTAAACGATAGATATGTTTATAATCCTTGTCCGCAAACTCCACTTTATGATTCAGCTTCCATTCGAGATTTCCAAAATCGCTGAATAAATCCTGTTCATCTGTATTCTCGACAGAGAATAGCTTCTCTTTATTGATGACTTCACCATTTCTTTTCTTGATCTCAATGTAAACATCGATACTTGCTACTTCATGATGACACAAGACACTGCAAATGTACTTCCTGTTTGGGCTGCTCTTCTTTAATAGAGGATAGACATTTTGATAATCTAGCTGTTTTATGTTCTCATAAACCAAATCAAGAGAAGAAATGTCCCAATAAAACTCCTCAGCAGCGAGTTTCATTCCCTCGTGCACGATTTCTAGAATTCGTTCTTTCTTTTCTCTGTGGGATGTCAGTGTCAGTATATTTTCAACATCCGCCTCTACAAATACAGGAAAATAATCAAAGATAATATGAGTAAACTTATCGATTTGCTCTTTTTGTTCTAGATTGTCTATACAATAGATTTGTATCCCTTTATCATCCCTTGACTGTAGCTTTGGCAGAAGACGGCTATATAAAAATGTAATACATCTTGTTTCGTGAAAGAATGTCCAGTTCTGTTCTTTGTTTTTCGGAACGTAAAGCTGAATATCTCTTATGATCGGCATAAGCAATCTCCTTATGGTCTCTTTTAGAAAGGGTGATCCAGTTTAAGAAACGGTTAGCATTGTGGGGCGTATCTCCGCAAGAATTACAGTTGAAGTATATATTTATTCAACTAAACTGTTGACGATAGTGCAATAAGAAAAAAAAGCAATCTTCTTATTGAAGAATCGCACCCGTTACTTTAAGTAATTTTCTTCACAAACTTCTTTGTTAATTTCGCCTCACAACCTTTCGATTATTTACTCACAGTTCCTATATGATAAATATTCTAAAAATTTTTTGGACGCAAGGGAAAGTGATTTTTGCTCTCTCGTTGCTATACCGATATTTCTAAAAGCAGGAGTTTCAAGCTCTTTCGCTATTATTTTGTGAGGAATACGCTTCAGTATCAATTCTGGTAATATACTGATTCCAAGCCCGTTTTCCACCATAGACATAATTGCATAATCATCCCATGTTGTAAAATTAACTTGCGGTGAAATATGATGCATCTCAAAAATCTCAGAGATTTCTGCTTTTGCTCCCTTCTCCAATAACATAAACGGACTATTCAGTAAGTCCTTGATTGGAAACTTTTCGCAATTAGCAAGAGGATGATTTTGCGGAATCACTACCAACAATCGGTCTTGTTCTAAAAAGGTTGTTTCAAGTTCTGCTTTTGACGGTAGCCGCACAAAGCCGAAGTCAACACGTCCATTTAGAATCCAGCTTTCAATTTCTGTATAATCGCCAAGCAGAAGTTCAAAATCAATTTTTGGGTAATCCGTCTTAAAAATTCTAATAATGTTAGGGAGCCAGTGGGATGCTACGCTAGAAAATGTCCCAATACGAATCATTCCAGACTCCATATTGTGTAAGTCTTCTACCTGCGTCATTAAAATTTCATACTCATTACAAATTCGCTTTAATTGGGGCAGTAACTTTAAGCCATCCGTGGTTAAATTGATACCAGTTCGTCCTCTTTCGAATAGGAAAACTCCCCATTCCCTTTCTAAATCGTTAATCATACGGCTAATCCCAGACTGTGTATAGTCCAATACTTCGGCAGCTTTTGTAAAGCTGCCAAATTCTACAGCTTTGACAAATGCCTTATATTTTTGGATATTCATTTTTCTGCACCCACCCCATCTGGTTTTGTCATATACATCATGAGAAACATTCGTTTTTGTAATGTATGTGAATATGATAAATTATCACTATTAATAATTCAAGTTTGGAAAGGAAAAGGTATTTAACGATGTTTTTTGTGAGTGAAATTATGGAAAAAGCACCAGACTGCTATAAGTCTCATCTACAAGAAATTGTCTACGAATCATTGACAAAGTTACAGCTTTCATATGAACGAGTGAATACAGATGAAGCAATTTCAATGGAGGACTGTATTGAGATCAATCAAAAGTTGGATATGAAAATGGTAAAAACGCTGTTTCTCTGCAATAGTAAAAAGACAGAATTTTATTTATTTATAACTACTGCAGATAAACCATTCAAAGCAAAGGATTTCAGCAATGCACTCGGCATATCACGTGTATCCTTTGCTCCTGCAGAGCTGATGGAACATATGCTGGGCGTAAAAATCGGAGCTGCTACTGTATTTGGTGTTTTAATGGACAAGGAAAATCTTGTGCAGGTTGTTTTTGATAAGGATGTGCTTTTGGAAGAGTGGTATAGATGTAGCGATGGAACGACAACTGGATATATGAAAGTCAAAACAAAGTTAATCGTCAATAACTTCCTAACCTATGCAAAGCACATTCCGACAGTTATCGAAATGTAATATTTAGAAAAAGAATGGTGATAAATTACTTACTTTGTTAAAAACAGTTAATAATCTACTCCTAATAAGCTGTTTCGCAGATTATTAGGAGTAGACGATGAATCTAATAGGTTAAAAGGAGGGAAGTTTGTGGATCATAAGCGATTATTACTAATTTATGGATTATTATTTTTTGTCACAGCTATTTGGGGACTTAATATGGTTATAATTAAAGTATTGGTGGAAGCATTACCTCCACAAACCATGACGGCATTTCGAATTATGATGGCTGGGATTACAGCATTAATCATAATCGTTCTTGGAAAATCCTTTCGTCGTTTATCGAAGAGAGAATGGATTTATACGCTACTTGGAATGTTATTTAGTGTCATTCTACATCACTTGCTTATAGCAGTAGGTTTAACAATGATTGATGCTTCGAATGCTTCTTTAATTCTTGCATTAGTACCGCTTACAACAGCAATACTCGCTGTCCCGTTTTTAGGTGAACAATTAACTAAATTGAGAACAATAGGTTTTATTCTCGCATTAATTGGTGTATTTTTTATTCAAGGTGGTTCATTCAGTAATATGCAATTGTCTCAAGGAGAATTGATTATATTTATTGCTATGTTCGTCCAAGCGATTAGTTTTATTTTTGTAAAAAAGGCAACAGCAACACTCGATTCAAAACAGGTAACAACAATAATGTACCTAGTAGGTTCAATAGGTTTATTGATTATTAGTTTTATAACTGAACCTAAAGGAGTCAATGAAATGACTTCAGCCAATATATTTATTTACTTTTTATTTATTGTGTCAGGGGTAGTGGCAACAGGAGTGGGGTATATTGTTTTTAATGCATCGATTCAGCAGATAGGAGCAGGAAAAACAGCCATATTTAATAACTTTGTTCCTTTTTTTGGTCTTTTGTTCTCCGCACTTTTCTTAAATGAAACCATTACATCTTCACAATTGATTGGATTTGTGTTTATTGTAGCTGGAGTTCTATTTGGGACAGGTTATATCGAAAAGCGATGGGCGAAAAAGCATAATCGGATTTATAATACAAAAAAGAGTGTAGGATAATATACACTCTTTTCCTAGTATTAACAATTGGACGTTTTTATTTCTTCAACTAACCTGCACCGTTAGTACAACAAGCAGAAAGATCGCCGCAGCGATGTCCATCTTTAACTCTTGCACCCGATAGTTTAAGTACAATTCTTCACAAACTTCCCAGATGGAAGTGTACACTTGCAGCAATATGAACTATTTTTTGAATAACTGAATTAACTTCCTCGTTGTCTTTAATTACAAATAAATGGTCCGCTTCCCCCTCTATTGGGTCAACTATATCTGCTTTTAAAGATTCAGCCTGTTGCTTAAAAAGAACTTCCTCAAAATTTGTATATGCACCTCTAAATATATTCGTACTTCTTTGACTTTGAATAACCCGTTCTTGAAGAACATCATCGCAATATCAAAATGAACCAAGATACGGACAAACTCTTCCGTATTAAACAATTCTTCAAGTAAATACAATCGTCCTTTTCGACTTCGATTTGAGTTGCAAATAATAAAGTGAAAATCAGTATGGTTTTTGGCATATTCGACTATTAGCTTTGAGAGAGAATGCTTTAGAGTATTAGGTCCATTTTTGGGTAGTAAGTTCTTATAATAAGTATTAATAAATTCAGCGTGATTATCTTGGTCCATAACAAAAGAGTTATTTAACTGTTTTACTAAAGCATTTGCAAATGTAGTTTTTCCAGAATGAGTTTTGCCCACTGTAATAATTACTAGCCTTTTCATAATTTCAACTCCTTCGAGAGTTAGTTCTAGAAACAGCACAAAAATCCCTTTATTCACTTTCCTGTTAAATTAACCTGCTTCGTTAGTGGAACAAGAAAAGAGCTGCCTCAATGACAGCTCCACACTCTATTTGTGTAACATGAATAGAAGATTTACCATTCCTTTAATCTTTTATTCTCGTTGTCCTTGGAAAATTGGTCTTTCAATTAGTGAGGCAAAAGGTTTTAGCTTGAATAAAAAATAATGTGTACATAATGCTATTATTATCCCATTAAATATCCCTGTAACTACATCAAATGGATAGTGTACCCCTACCCATATTCTTGAAAATGCTACTCCTAGTGCAAGAAAAAACCATATATGCTTATAACGATATGATGATAACCACAATGTAAAAGCAATTACTATTGCAGATGTAGCATGGTCACTTGGAAAAGAAGAATTTGCAGAATGCTCTACGAGTTGAATAATCTCATTTGATACAAACGGTCTCTCCCTATAAATAAATAGCTCAATAAGTCTGTTTATTGAAAAAGCCAAGGTAAATGCAAACATAGCCTGAAAAGCTATAACACGAAAATTGTTTTTGTTTAATAGCCACAACATCAAAATCAATAAAATAAAAGCATATTGAACATATTCGGCAAACAAAATCATGATTGTATCTAATAATGGATAATGTTGAACTTTACTATTAATCAAATTAAACCATTCATAATCTATATCTATAAAATACATTAAACAGTCCCCTTTAATGCTTAACCTTTTTCCTCTACCTCTTTAAGATTATAACAAAATACTATAAATTACCAAAATTTAAATCAAACTTTCAAACAATAATAAGTTGATCAATTAAGCTTTAATGATAAGTAAGGTTACCTACTAAAACAAAAAAATATTGTATAATTAAAAGGTCGGTAACTATAACTTTTACACTAAATAATTTTCGGAAGGTGAGAGTTAAGTTATGCGTGGGACAATAAAAAAAGAAGGAGCATCATGGTTCGTTCTATATGACGCTGGTAATGACCCTATAACAGGTAAAAGGAAGCAGAAGAAAAAACGGGGGTTTAAAACGAAAAAGGAGGCTGAAAAATTTCTTAATGAACAATTAAATTCAATTAATAATGGAACCTATTTTGAACCTAAGGACATCACCCTAAGCGAATATCTTAGCTACTGGGTTGATAATTATGCAAAACTTAACCTAGCACCAAGAACATCAGAGCATTATAACTATATCATTACGCAACATTTAATCCCAACCCTTGGAAATATAAAAATCTCCCATTAAAGCCGTTTCATCTTCAAGAATATTATGCTCAGAAACTCGAATGTGGCAAACTAGAAGGTGGAGGTCTTTCAGCTCAATCAGTAAAACATCATCATAGACTTGTTTCAAAAGTACTGAAAGATGCTGTAAAATGGCAATTTATTATCAGAAATGTTGCAGAAGCAGTTAGTCCACCTAAAACAAAGAAAGTAGAAATGCAAACTTGGGATAATGAACAGGTGAAGACCTTTTTAGATGTAGCCAAATCCTCTGTATATTATTCTATCTATCTAACAGCTTTTTATACAGGAATGCGTCGTGGTGAGGTATTAGGGCTAAGGTGGCAAGATGTTGAATTTGAAAAATCTTTGCAAGAAGTAAAAAAGGTTGGATTAACATTTAAAGAACCGAAATCTGGAAAAAGTAGATCAATTACAATAACCCCAACCCTTGTCATGGAATTAAAAAAATTATACAAGCAGCAATTGACGGATAAACTTTTACTAGGTCAGGAATATCAGGACTTAGATTTAGTTTTTGCTCAAAAAAATGGTAAACCCATTCAACCTACTGAAATGGCAAGAAATTATCGTAAGATGGTAGAAATAAGTGGATTACCTTATATACGGTTTCATGATTTAAGGCATACACACGCTACTTTATTGTTACAACAAGGGGTACATCCAAAAGTTGTTTCCGAACGTTTAGGACACTCGACAATTGGGATCACGATGGACACCTATACTCATGTCTTACCAAATATGCAAAAAGAAGCTGCCCTTCAATTCGAGCAGCTAATTAAATAACCTATGTAAATCATTTAAAATTCAATGTTACCAAAATGTGACCAAAGATAAAATTTTATGTTGTTGGCCAACAACTTTACCTTTAAGTTAACTTCTCAAACACCCTCATAAACCCTTATTTAATAAGGTTGGCGGGACTGTGTGGGAATCGAACCCACCAGACCTGGCACGCAGGTCTCAAGCAGTTTTGAAGACTGTGGAGGACACCAGTACCCCATTCAGCCCCATAATTATTATAGTAAAAAAGATAACTATCATTTGTAATCATAATACAATGAATTATAGTAATAATCAATAGAGGTGGGGATTTTGTCATTTTTTCGACAACTTTTGCAAATCACATATAAGCTCCTTTTCCTTTACAATAATGGCGATAACTTGTCTTTTCACCATATGACAGACTATAATAGATAGATGAAAATAGTAATCTGAAGGTGAATACAATGGGTCAATTAACAGGTTGGTTTCTTTGGTTTATATTAATTTGGATCTTTGCCTTTGCCGGGGCTATGGCGATTGGCGGATTTTTTATGTTTCGAAAGTTCCTCAAAAGAATGCCAAAAGATGATGGCAAGTCGGTAATGGACTGGGAAGAATATTATGTGAATGAATCCCGTCATTTATGGGGTGAAGAAGAGAAAGCGCTTCTAGAAGATTTGGTCAGTCCGGTTCCGGAATTATTCCGCGATGTTGCTAGGCATAAAATAGCTGGTAAGATTGGCGAACTTGCTTTAAATGAAAAAGTGCCAAAAATTACAGAAGAACTCGTGATTCGCGGTTACATTCAAGCAACACCTAAAAGGGATCATAAATTTTTACGTAAAAAGCTGTTTGAAAATCGAATTGATGTAGCTCCTTATGAGCATTTATTCTAAACCGTCCAAATTTTGGCGGTTTTTTTTCATAAATTTGGATACTTTAAAAAAGAGTCAAATAGCAGGTTGGGGTGAAAGAGAATGGCAAAACGTTCGGCAACCAGGAGGCACAAAATATTTAACCTATTAATCATAGTAATTCCATGGTTATCCTTATTATTTATAGGAAAGCGTGACTTTAAACGGTATTCTTTTTCAGGTGTTTTTATTGTTATCTTTGAAATCATTAATCACTTGTACGGACACAAGCGGAATTGGTGGAAGTTTTACGATAAGAAAAAAGCATTTATAAGAGATGAACTTCCTTTTAGTGTGGGTCCATATGCCCCTTTTTCGATGTGGCTCCTTAAAATCTCAAACGGAAACTTTAAGAAGTTTGCGTTACTTAATGTAATTTCAGATGGGCTGTTTGCTTTCGTAATTATCGATGTCCTAAAAAAGTTTAAAATCATCAGTTTAGGCAGATTGAATCATATTCAATTTTTCTTTTACTTACACTATAAAGCCTATCTATTATACGGAGTCCAATATTTGTTTGATAAAATAAAACATTATCGTTATTAAAGAGACGCTCAGAGCTTATTTGCCCTGAGCGTCTTCTTACAAGAATATATCAATGTTGATTATGGACCTGTTTGTAAAGCTTTTTATAATCGAGATACATCGCGACCCGCCATGGAACAATCATGCTAAACGCCAGCAAGAAGAACATACCGCTAAGTTCACCGTAATCAATGGTTGCACTTAAGATCGTCTTCAATCCAAGTCTTACCACTAATAGACCAACTAAAATGTACATAAAAGCCTTCGAGCGTTTTAAGTAGATTTCGTTATCCCGGATTTCAAATTTAGAAGTTTTGATTAACAGAATTGAAAAAACCATCCCCAAAATGACAACCTCTATAATTTCCATACCAGTTAATCGAAATTGTGGTACCACATACATCAATGCACCGCTCGACATAAACACAGGCGGAAGGATAATTTTCCGCGTATTTGTAGGTTTCTTGGCAGCCTTCATACGTACGAATAAAGCCAATATCCCCATAAATACCGCTCCAATTGAAGAAACAACAACGAAGTTCATAGGTTCCATCCCCTATTATCTTAAAATCAAGCTATACCATATTTTAATACAAGATTTGAATTTTAGAAACCAGTAAATCCACCAAACATAGCTGAGAAAATCTGAATGATTTTTGTCATCCAATCGAAGAATAGCACAATACCCATAACAATCATGAGGTACCCACCGAATTTCATAATCTTTCCACTGTTCCTGCGAATCCATTTCATCTTGCCGACGAAGAAGGATAGGATGATAAACGGAATGGCAAACCCAAGAGAATACGCAGTCATATATAGAACCCCGGAACCCGGATTTGTTGCCGCTAAGGCAATAACTGCAGAAAGAATAGGACCTGTACAAGGAGTCCACCCTGCTGCAAAGGCCATCCCAATAAGCACAGAACCAAAATAACCTGAGGGTCGATTTTTAAATTCTACTTTACGATCCTTCATTAAAAACTCAGGTTTAAAAACACCAACAATAATTAATCCAAATAGGACAATAAATATGCCGCCAAGTTGACGAATGAGATCTTTATACTCAAGGAAAAAGCTTCCTACGAAAGAGGTGCCAAAACCAATAGCGATGAAAATCGCCGAAAATCCGATAAGGAAAAAAATTGTATGTAGAAGGCTCCGCTTTTGAAGCATGGCATTTTCCGTTTTTAACTCCCCGACAGACATCCCCGTGATGTACGATAAAAATGCAGGGTAAAGGGGTAAACAGCATGGTGAGATAAAACTTAGAAAACCCGCACCCAAAGCCAAAAATATATTTACATCCGTCATATTAACACTCCCACTATAGTCGATACTCATTCATTTTAACAAAACTTACCCCTAAAAGATAATGATTAACATGAATATTTTGTGTCTGTAGAAGCGAATACACATTTCATCCATATACCTTCTATCTTTCTATTAATTTCCACTATTATATGGATATTTTTTTACAAATATCTTTGTATTTATTCCCATCTTAGGTTATACTAGTAAAACATTGGTAGAAGATAACTATCAATGTTTTGTTTTCTATTTTTGGAGTTTCTCCGGAAAGGACCTCGGCAATGATTAAACAAGATCTTATTGAACTAATTGAAAATAAGCGTGCTGAATTAATTCAAGTCGCGGTCACCAACGGCCTGACTTCCTCCATTGCTATACGATACAGCCAAGAATTAGACCACCTTTTAAATGAATATAATCGAAAGTATATAAAGAAAACCCGCCAAGTGGCGAGTCTCTAGTGGAAAATCCTGGAAAAGAGCCAGGATTTTTTTCTTAATGCATAACATCTTCTAAACGTTCGACTGCTCCATTTTGTAAGAGGAACATTTTATGGTATAGTCCGCCAAGCGCTAACAACTCTTGATGTGTTCCTCTTTCCACAATTTCTCCTTGGTGCAAAACGAGAATTAAGTTAGCATCCTGAATCGTAGATAACCGGTGGGCAATGGCAATCGTCGTCCGCCCTTCCCTCATTTTTGCAAGAGCAGTTTGAATCGCTTCTTCTGTTTCAGTGTCAATATTAGCGGTTGCTTCGTCAAGGACAAGTATCTTTGGATTCGCTGCAATCGTTCTTGCAAAGGCGATTAATTGCCTTTGTCCGCTCGATAAAGTTGATCCTCTTTCTACCACTTTATGATTATACGAATCTTCCAGCTTTTCGATAAACGTATGTGCCTGAACAAATTTAGCCGCTTCCTCTACTTGCCCATCTGTTAAATGATGATTATGAAGCGTAATATTATCTCTGATGGTTCCGTAAAATAAAAACGGATCCTGGAGTACAAGCCCCATTTTATCTCGTAACTCTTCCTTAGAAAAATCTCGTATTGATTTACCATCAATTAAGATGTCACCATTCTCATATTCATAAAATCTCATTAATAGATTAATAATCGAACTTTTTCCACTTCCCGTATGCCCGACAAGCGCAACGGTTTCCCCTGGGTTAGCCGTAAAGGATATATTTTTCAACACATTACGCTGCCCATCGTAAGAAAAGGTTAAGTTCTTAAATTCAATTCTTCCTTCTTCAATCGATATAGCACTTTTTTCACTTTGTGCCGGTGCCAATTCCTGTTTATCTAAGATTCTAAATACACGCGCTCCAGCCACAATCGCTTGCTGATACAACGATAATCTCATCATCATATTATTGACAGGCTCAAAGAACCGCTCCAGGTAATTGACAAAGGCATATAACACACCGATTTCAACTGGACTGTCCAATGATGTGATACCGAAATAATTTAAAACAATAATGAGTCCTAAAATAAAAATCAAATCAACCGCTGGTCGTAGCAATAATCCGTCAATTTTAATATTTTTCATACCCGAGTTATAGTGCTTTTCGTTGATGTCTTCGAACTCTTTACGAAGTCTTTTTTCCTGACGAAATACCTGAATTATACTCATTCCCTGCAAGGATTCACTTAGCTTCGCATTTAATTGGCTGAGTCTCTCGCGCATATCCAAATAAAAACGGGAACTAAATTTACGGTATAAACTCATGACCAGTAGAATTAAAGGAATAAAAATCAAACAGAAAAGCGCCAATTTTACATCCAAAATAAACATGGTAATGAAAATGCCCGTTAGTAAAAATCCGCTTTGAATAAAGGTCGATAGTACAGTTACAAACATATCCTTAATCGCTTCGGTATCGTTCGTAATCCTAGAAACGATACTTCCTGCCGGTGTTTGGTCAAAATATTTTAAACCTAGTGACTGCACCTTTGAAAAAATATCAACCCGCAGCTGTTGGATAATTTTTAAAGCAATCTCCTGAAACTTAACTAATTGAAAAAATAACAGGACCGATTTTACAATATGAATTCCAAGATAGCTTACCCCAAGAATCAACAAAGGCTGGAAAATTAAATTTCCTGGTGTCAAGTAATCATCAATAAAGATCTTAACCAGAATCGGAGAGGCTAACTCTCCTAATGTCGTTAAAACGAGAAGACTGAATGCTAGAATTAATTCCTTCTTATGTGGTTTCGTATAGGATAGCAGGCGATATAAAACACGTTTTTGTTCTTTTTCAGTCAGCTGTGCTGTTTCATCTATTTTAATGTCCTCCATGCTCTACCAACTCCTCTAGCTGCTGACGTAAATACATTTCCTTATACCAGACACCGCTTGCCATAAGCTCTTCATGCGTTCCTCTTTCAATGACCTTCCCATTATCTAGAACGATGATTAGATTTGCGTGTTGGATGGCACTTAAACGATGGGAAGTAATGATCGTTGTTTTTCCCTCACGATTTTTCCTTAGTGCGGAAAGAATCGCCTCTTCCGTTTTTGCATCGACCGCTGATAGTGAATCATCCAGCACTAATACTTCTGGGTTCATTAGCAGTGCGCGTGCAATCGAAATTCTTTGTTTTTGACCGCCTGATAGTGAAACTCCTCTTTCACCCACAACAGTTTGATAGCCTTCCGTAAATTGAAGAATATCATCATGAATATTGGCCAGCTTTGCTGCGCTGAATATTTCTTCCTCTGGAACACGAGGGTTCGTAAAGGCAATATTCTCAGCGACACTTGCAGAGAATAAAAAATGGTCCTGAGGAACATAACCAATCGCTTCACGCAGTTTTTCCAGCTTATATTCTTGAAGGGAATGACCTCCAAAGATAATTTCCCCTTCATAGTCTTCAAATTCACGAATGAGAAGCTTTAACAAAGTGGTTTTACCCGCACCTGTTTTCCCGACAATCCCGAGTGTTTCTCCTCGATTAAGAGTAAAGGATATGTTCTTCAACATTGGTTCCTTTTCACCAGGGAAGGTGAACTCCCCAATGTTATATTGAATACCGCCGCTAGGCACTACCTCTAAAGCGTCTTTTTTATCTGTAATGTCGGATTTTTCACGAAGCAATGCGGCTACACGATCATAAGAAGCACGACCGCGTTCAACGATGTTAAACAACCAGCCGAATGCAAGCATCGGCCAGATTAATAGTCCTAAATAGGTCGTAAAGGCTATTAACTCACCAATGGATAATTCTCCTGCCAACACATATTTAGAACCAAAGGTAATGGCTAAGAAAAACGATATACCCACAATGATGGAAATCGTAGGATCATATAAAGAATCTATTTTTGCGACTACGATGTTTTTTTGCACAACGTCTTCTGACTGCTTTCGGAAATCCTCAATATCTGCTTTTTCCTGGCCAAATGTTTTAATAACCTTAATCCCTGAGATACTTTCCTGTGTTTTATCATTTAAGTCAGAGAAGGCTTCTTGTGCCTTGTGAAAAGTGCGGTGTAGCATAGTGCCAAACCAACTTGTAAGCACTGCCATAAATGGCATCGGGATTAAACAAATCAACGTTAATTTCCAGCTAATCGTAAATGCCATAGCCAGGATAACAAATCCACCTGTTGATAGAGAATCCACTAACGTTAGAACTCCCGCACCGGCCGTTTGTTGAATAGCCTGTAAGTCGTTCGTCGCATGTGCCATTAAATCGCCAATCCTCCGTTTCTGATAAAACGATGGTGACATACTGGTGAAGTGCTGATATAAACGATTTCGTAACTGTTTACTCAATTTAACCGCTGAACCAAAAATCATGATTCTCCAAAAATACCTTAGGACATACATCCCCAGTCCTGCAGCTACTAATATGAGCATCCACTCAAGAAGCAAGCCTTTGGTCAACGTACCATCATTAATATGGTCTGCAATTATACCTATAACCTTTGGCGGCACGAGTTGAAGAAGTGCGACAAACAGTAAAATAAATGTTCCTGATATATATGCTTTTTTCTCTTGCTTAAAAAACCAGCCTAGATCTAAAAATACTCTCAT
This genomic stretch from Neobacillus niacini harbors:
- a CDS encoding ABC transporter ATP-binding protein encodes the protein MEDIKIDETAQLTEKEQKRVLYRLLSYTKPHKKELILAFSLLVLTTLGELASPILVKIFIDDYLTPGNLIFQPLLILGVSYLGIHIVKSVLLFFQLVKFQEIALKIIQQLRVDIFSKVQSLGLKYFDQTPAGSIVSRITNDTEAIKDMFVTVLSTFIQSGFLLTGIFITMFILDVKLALFCLIFIPLILLVMSLYRKFSSRFYLDMRERLSQLNAKLSESLQGMSIIQVFRQEKRLRKEFEDINEKHYNSGMKNIKIDGLLLRPAVDLIFILGLIIVLNYFGITSLDSPVEIGVLYAFVNYLERFFEPVNNMMMRLSLYQQAIVAGARVFRILDKQELAPAQSEKSAISIEEGRIEFKNLTFSYDGQRNVLKNISFTANPGETVALVGHTGSGKSSIINLLMRFYEYENGDILIDGKSIRDFSKEELRDKMGLVLQDPFLFYGTIRDNITLHNHHLTDGQVEEAAKFVQAHTFIEKLEDSYNHKVVERGSTLSSGQRQLIAFARTIAANPKILVLDEATANIDTETEEAIQTALAKMREGRTTIAIAHRLSTIQDANLILVLHQGEIVERGTHQELLALGGLYHKMFLLQNGAVERLEDVMH
- a CDS encoding ABC transporter ATP-binding protein encodes the protein MRVFLDLGWFFKQEKKAYISGTFILLFVALLQLVPPKVIGIIADHINDGTLTKGLLLEWMLILVAAGLGMYVLRYFWRIMIFGSAVKLSKQLRNRLYQHFTSMSPSFYQKRRIGDLMAHATNDLQAIQQTAGAGVLTLVDSLSTGGFVILAMAFTISWKLTLICLIPMPFMAVLTSWFGTMLHRTFHKAQEAFSDLNDKTQESISGIKVIKTFGQEKADIEDFRKQSEDVVQKNIVVAKIDSLYDPTISIIVGISFFLAITFGSKYVLAGELSIGELIAFTTYLGLLIWPMLAFGWLFNIVERGRASYDRVAALLREKSDITDKKDALEVVPSGGIQYNIGEFTFPGEKEPMLKNISFTLNRGETLGIVGKTGAGKTTLLKLLIREFEDYEGEIIFGGHSLQEYKLEKLREAIGYVPQDHFLFSASVAENIAFTNPRVPEEEIFSAAKLANIHDDILQFTEGYQTVVGERGVSLSGGQKQRISIARALLMNPEVLVLDDSLSAVDAKTEEAILSALRKNREGKTTIITSHRLSAIQHANLIIVLDNGKVIERGTHEELMASGVWYKEMYLRQQLEELVEHGGH